In a single window of the Mustelus asterias chromosome 3, sMusAst1.hap1.1, whole genome shotgun sequence genome:
- the rbm15b gene encoding putative RNA-binding protein 15B: MKRQSERDSSPGSAPGSGPGGRAAKRPRERDRERERESRAGREEGDTGRGGAGGGGNYHKAGLNTKHLGRSRSRSRDRPGGGGDKSNSNSRRDERGDHHHHHHEAASSARLPSARTSSTQKNKGDNNRPAGLEYKTLVVSNLGSQLTDEAVEDGLFHEFKKFGEVSVSATLTPEGGRLAYVHFRHHEDAKEARHAKGRLVLYDRPLKIEPVYPKRRSCTPPEVNYVPIHTGYQYRQRSLSPGACALREQRTRHANYPIEAVPLTRERERSLDYYGLYDERGRPYNYPVQEDDLMPEDDKRATRNLFIGNLDHNISESDLRRAFEKYGIIEEVVIKRPARGQGGAYGFLKFQNLDMAHRAKVAMSGRVIGRNHVKIGYGKANPTTRLWVGGLGPLTSLAALAREFDRFGSIRTIDYVKGDNFAYIQYESLDAAQAACAQMRGFPLGGPDRRLRVDFAKVEDTRYQQPYPQTPLPVPFELLADGFGRHRSLEREARARERTPPLPLYHERERNYLDGDWSSPAKNLERRNNADGYSVSIRNRDRWPSERENDRGTVAAKPWEERRKRRSLSNELVRPVLSSFEERARAKPRGSLEPSPDKRSRDARGADGTADKEQVTVVPPEDRRPPIEDKVLSDTHDPMQQKKKDHERNHRTSEIEHEAKVSVEAPKPETKKPANLLEFAQGLTLAWNGVLVLKNSCFPTNMFTLEGDAAITHSLLKNFATGARVTQLKIAQRLRLDQPKLDEVTRRIKQGSPDGYVVLLAVQAPQGADGGDGAVAVEPGLQQRLLRNLVSYLKQKQAAGVISLPVGGVKDKDNTGMLYAFPPCNFSQQFLQMAMRTLGKVDEEHLIVVIVRDSV, translated from the coding sequence ATGAAGAGACAGAGCGAGCGCGATTCGAGTCCCGGCTCAGCTCCAGGTAGCGGGCCCGGGGGTAGGGCGGCCAAAAGGCCCCGGGAACGGGACAGGGAGCGAGAAAGGGAGAGCAGGGCCGGGCGGGAGGAGGGCGACACGGGgcgaggaggtgcagggggaggtgGTAACTATCACAAGGCCGGGCTTAACACCAAACACCTGGGCCGCAGTAGGAGCAGGAGCCGGGACAggccggggggaggtggggacaaATCCAACAGTAACAGCCGCAGGGATGAGAGGGGggaccatcaccaccaccaccatgagGCTGCCAGCTCTGCCAGGCTGCCCTCTGCCAGGACCAGTTCCACCCAGAAAAACAAAGGTGACAACAACAGGCCTGCTGGCCTGGAGTACAAGACCCTGGTGGTCAGCAACCTGGGCTCGCAGCTGACTGACGAGGCGGTGGAGGATGGCCTCTTCCATGAGTTCAAGAAGTTTGGAGAGGTGAGCGTCAGTGCCACGCTCACCCCTGAGGGCGGCCGGCTGGCTTATGTGCACTTTCGCCACCATGAAGATGCCAAGGAGGCAAGACATGCCAAGGGCCGTTTAGTGCTCTATGACCGACCCCTGAAAATCGAACCGGTGTATCCCAAGAGGAGGAGCTGCACCCCGCCAGAGGTCAACTACGTGCCTATCCACACTGGGTACCAGTATCGGCAGCGCTCTTTGTCACCAGGGGCCTGTGCCCTCCGAGAGCAGAGGACAAGACATGCTAATTATCCCATTGAGGCAGTGCCTCTGACGAGAGAACGGGAGCGGTCGTTAGATTATTACGGACTGTACGATGAACGTGGACGCCCTTACAACTACCCTGTGCAGGAGGATGATTTGATGCCTGAGGATGATAAACGAGCCACGAGAAATTTGTTCATTGGCAACTTGGACCACAACATTTCAGAGAGCGATTTAAGACGTGCTTTTGAGAAGTATGGCATCATCGAGGAGGTGGTCATCAAACGCCCGGCTAGGGGACAAGGGGGTGCCTATGGTTTCTTAAAATTTCAGAATTTGGACATGGCGCACCGAGCAAAGGTGGCCATGTCAGGCCGGGTGATTGGCAGGAACCATGTTAAAATTGGATATGGCAAAGCCAACCCAACGACTCGATTGTGGGTGGGTGGACTGGGGCCATTGACTTCTCTAGCTGCTCTTGCCCGGGAATTTGACCGGTTTGGCAGCATTCGCACTATTGACTATGTGAAAGGTGACAACTTTGCTTACATACAATATGAGAGTTTGGATGCTGCACAGGCTGCCTGTGCCCAGATGCGTGGCTTTCCCCTTGGAGGCCCTGACCGGCGGCTGAGGGTCGACTTTGCCAAGGTGGAGGACACACGCTACCAGCAGCCTTATCCGCAGACGCCACTCCCTGTACCCTTTGAACTGTTGGCAGATGGGTTTGGCCGGCACCGTAGCCTGGAGCGGGAAGCTCGGGCACGTGAACGGACCCCACCCCTGCCCCTTTACCATGAGCGAGAGAGGAACTACTTGGATGGTGACTGGAGCAGCCCGGCCAAAAACCTAGAGCGCCGCAACAACGCTGACGGCTACAGTGTCTCCATCCGCAACCGTGATCGCTGGCCAAGTGAGCGGGAGAATGATCGCGGTACTGTTGCTGCCAAGCCCTGGGAGGAGCGACGGAAACGCCGGAGTCTTTCCAATGAACTTGTACGACCTGTACTCTCATCCTTCGAGGAGCGGGCGAGGGCCAAGCCTCGGGGTTCTTTGGAGCCAAGCCCGGACAAAAGGAGCCGAGACGCACGTGGGGCAGATGGGACGGCCGACAAGGAGCAGGTCACCGTTGTCCCACCAGAGGACCGGCGGCCACCCATCGAGGACAAGGTGCTGTCAGACACACATGACCCCATGCAGCAAAAAAAGAAAGACCATGAACGTAATCACAGAACTAGTGAGATTGAGCACGAGGCTAAAGTGAGTGTTGAAGCTCCAAAACCTGAGACCAAGAAGCCAGCCAATTTGTTGGAGTTTGCCCAGGGACTGACACTCGCTTGGAACGGTGTCCTTGTGCTCAAAAACAGCTGCTTTCCAACAAACATGTTCACACTGGAGGGCGACGCTGCCATCACCCATTCCCTCCTCAAGAATTTTGCGACAGGCGCCCGAGTGACTCAGCTGAAGATCGCGCAACGACTCCGTCTTGACCAGCCCAAGTTGGACGAGGTGACCCGCCGCATCAAGCAGGGCAGCCCCGATGGCTATGTCGTGCTGCTGGCTGTGCAAGCCCCCCAGGGGGCTGACGGGGGCGATGGGGCTGTGGCTGTGGAGCCTGGTCTCCAGCAGCGCCTGCTGCGGAATCTAGTGTCGTATCTGAAGCAGAAGCAGGCAGCAGGGGTGATCAGTTTGCCTGTCGGTGGCGTGAAAGACAAGGACAACACaggcatgctatatgccttcccACCCTGTAACTTTTCCCAACAATTCTTGCAGATGGCCATGAGGACATTGGGGAAAGTAGATGAAGAACATTTGATTGTGGTAATAGTACGGGACTCTGTCTGA